The Amycolatopsis sp. 195334CR genome window below encodes:
- a CDS encoding SDR family NAD(P)-dependent oxidoreductase, which translates to MGRVEDKVVVVFGGARGIGLAAVKEFLAEGAIVRSSDIREPAEEVGHPNFSHTTVDATDEDAVQSFVEQVLGEHGRIDVLFSNVGIHLGKPLPETTLAEFDHIFALNVRTAFLATRAVLPHMIEAKAGSIVLTSSNGGMMGRPADPVYNATKHALVGLAKSLAVAHAHLGIRVNTVNPGAIDTDMLRSTLASPDDFEAKQHQLTASTPAARVGEAWEVAKAVLFLASDESRFINGAVVPVDGAKAAGAMPGNRYSLEFELGVR; encoded by the coding sequence CGGTGAAGGAGTTCCTCGCCGAGGGCGCGATCGTGCGGTCGAGCGACATCCGCGAGCCCGCCGAAGAGGTCGGGCACCCGAACTTCAGCCACACCACCGTCGACGCCACCGACGAGGACGCCGTACAGTCCTTTGTGGAGCAGGTGCTCGGCGAGCACGGCCGGATCGACGTGCTGTTCAGCAACGTCGGCATCCACCTCGGGAAGCCGTTGCCGGAGACCACGCTCGCCGAGTTCGACCACATCTTCGCGCTGAACGTGCGCACCGCCTTCCTGGCCACCCGCGCGGTGCTGCCGCACATGATCGAGGCGAAGGCGGGCAGCATCGTGCTCACCTCGTCCAACGGCGGCATGATGGGCCGCCCGGCCGACCCGGTCTACAACGCCACCAAGCACGCGCTGGTCGGGCTGGCGAAGTCGCTCGCGGTGGCGCACGCGCACCTCGGGATCCGCGTCAACACGGTCAACCCGGGCGCGATCGACACCGACATGCTGCGCAGCACGCTGGCTTCCCCGGACGACTTCGAGGCCAAGCAGCACCAGTTGACCGCGAGCACGCCCGCCGCGCGCGTCGGTGAGGCGTGGGAGGTGGCGAAGGCGGTGTTGTTCCTGGCCAGCGACGAATCGCGGTTCATCAACGGCGCGGTGGTGCCGGTCGACGGCGCGAAGGCGGCCGGGGCGATGCCGGGCAACCGCTACTCGCTCGAATTCGAACTGGGCGTGCGATGA
- a CDS encoding aldehyde dehydrogenase family protein, giving the protein MRDVIYVDGKWIASSSAETIEVVNPATEAVIDRVPAGTAADVDAAVAAAHRAFAGWAATPAEQRCAYLGQVAAKLKERNQVIAETITADMGAPVKIAQKVQAGLPAVVAATYSDPAVVPVGGEEVGNSLIVREPIGVVGAITPWNYPLHQIVAKVAPALAAGCTVVLKPSEVAPLAAYLLTEIFDEIGLPAGVFNLVSGTGPVVGEAIAAHPDVDMVSFTGSSRAGARVSEVASQTVKRVALELGGKSPNVILPDADLPTAVKAGLSNVYLNSGQTCTALTRMIVHRDQRDEVVGLLADGVAKFSVGDPSDAATKLGPLVSAAQRDRVRGYIQQGIEEGATLVAGGPDAPEGLEQGYYVRPTVFADVTPEMTIAQEEIFGPVLSVLTYETEDEAVAIANNTPYGLAAAVWAGDAEHATAVAKRIRAGQVEVNGGAFNPLAPFGGYKQSGNGRELGRFGLEEFLETKAIQR; this is encoded by the coding sequence ATGCGTGACGTGATCTATGTCGACGGCAAGTGGATCGCCTCCTCCAGTGCGGAGACCATCGAGGTGGTCAACCCGGCCACCGAGGCGGTCATCGACCGGGTGCCCGCCGGGACGGCGGCCGACGTGGACGCCGCGGTGGCCGCCGCGCACCGGGCCTTCGCCGGCTGGGCGGCCACCCCCGCCGAGCAGCGCTGCGCCTACCTCGGCCAGGTCGCGGCCAAGCTGAAGGAGCGCAACCAGGTGATCGCCGAGACGATCACCGCGGACATGGGCGCGCCGGTGAAGATCGCGCAGAAGGTGCAGGCCGGCCTGCCCGCGGTGGTGGCGGCCACCTACAGCGACCCGGCCGTGGTCCCGGTCGGCGGCGAGGAGGTCGGCAACTCGCTGATCGTGCGCGAGCCGATCGGCGTGGTCGGCGCGATCACGCCGTGGAACTACCCGCTGCACCAGATTGTGGCGAAGGTCGCACCCGCGCTCGCCGCCGGCTGCACGGTGGTGCTCAAGCCGAGCGAGGTGGCCCCGCTCGCGGCCTACCTGCTCACCGAGATCTTCGACGAGATCGGCCTGCCCGCCGGGGTGTTCAACCTGGTCAGCGGCACCGGCCCGGTGGTCGGCGAGGCCATCGCGGCGCATCCGGACGTGGACATGGTCTCGTTCACCGGCTCCTCGCGCGCCGGGGCGCGGGTCTCCGAGGTGGCGTCGCAGACGGTCAAGCGGGTGGCGCTCGAACTCGGCGGCAAGTCGCCGAACGTGATCCTGCCCGACGCCGACCTGCCCACCGCGGTCAAGGCCGGGCTGAGCAACGTCTACCTCAACAGCGGCCAGACCTGCACCGCGCTGACCAGGATGATCGTGCACCGCGACCAGCGCGACGAGGTGGTCGGCCTGCTCGCGGACGGGGTGGCGAAGTTCTCCGTCGGCGACCCGTCCGACGCCGCCACGAAGCTCGGGCCGCTGGTCTCCGCCGCCCAGCGCGACCGCGTGCGCGGCTACATCCAGCAGGGCATCGAGGAGGGCGCGACGCTGGTCGCCGGTGGCCCGGACGCACCGGAAGGCCTGGAGCAGGGCTACTACGTGCGGCCGACGGTGTTCGCCGACGTCACCCCCGAGATGACCATCGCGCAGGAGGAGATCTTCGGCCCGGTGCTCTCGGTGCTGACCTACGAGACCGAGGACGAGGCGGTGGCCATCGCGAACAACACGCCGTACGGCCTGGCCGCCGCGGTCTGGGCGGGCGACGCCGAGCACGCGACCGCCGTCGCCAAGCGCATCCGCGCCGGGCAGGTCGAGGTGAACGGCGGTGCGTTCAACCCGCTGGCTCCGTTCGGCGGGTACAAGCAGTCCGGCAACGGGCGCGAGCTGGGCCGCTTCGGACTGGAGGAGTTCCTCGAGACCAAGGCGATCCAGCGCTGA
- a CDS encoding GntR family transcriptional regulator, which yields MTSGDPSAVLAGDRRALARAGTAERVAQVLRQRIAEGVFLPGTRLAEPAISSALGVSRNTLREAFQLLAHERLAVRELNRGVFVRELTAPDIVDLYRIRRMVECAAVREAADRDGLVLTDLQNALAEGKQAALDEDWQGVGTASIHWHQALSELSGSDRVAGTMRQVLAETRLFFVLTENTQAFFEPYLARHEKIIGHLRRRRFDLAEQALERYLRDAERQLLAAYHRRETP from the coding sequence ATGACCAGCGGCGATCCGTCGGCGGTGCTCGCGGGGGACCGGCGCGCCCTCGCCCGTGCGGGCACCGCCGAGCGGGTGGCCCAGGTGCTGCGCCAGCGGATCGCCGAGGGCGTGTTCCTGCCCGGCACGCGGCTGGCCGAACCCGCGATCAGTTCGGCGCTCGGTGTTTCGCGCAACACCCTGCGCGAAGCGTTCCAGTTGCTGGCGCACGAACGGCTGGCCGTGCGGGAGCTGAACCGGGGTGTGTTCGTCCGCGAGCTGACCGCGCCGGACATCGTCGACCTGTACCGGATCCGGCGCATGGTGGAGTGCGCGGCCGTGCGCGAGGCCGCCGATCGCGACGGCCTGGTGCTCACCGACCTGCAGAACGCGCTGGCCGAGGGCAAGCAGGCCGCGCTCGACGAGGACTGGCAGGGCGTCGGCACCGCCAGCATCCATTGGCACCAGGCGCTTTCCGAGCTGTCCGGCAGCGACCGGGTGGCGGGCACCATGCGCCAGGTGCTCGCCGAGACGCGGTTGTTCTTCGTGCTGACCGAGAACACGCAGGCGTTCTTCGAGCCGTACCTGGCGCGGCACGAGAAGATCATCGGCCACCTCCGGCGACGCCGGTTCGACCTCGCCGAGCAGGCACTGGAACGCTATCTGCGAGACGCGGAGCGGCAGTTGCTCGCCGCGTACCACCGAAGGGAGACCCCATGA
- a CDS encoding ornithine cyclodeaminase family protein, whose protein sequence is MTAPRFFDANEIGAVLGVGAAIESQRRAFRALGAKTAVLPAKTHLPGPGGALALAYPCRLSADTGPVCKFISFNPGNTEHGLPSIHGLIVALDPETGVPVAVLDGAAVTTIRTSAASAVAADALANPDVTELAVLGSGVQGVAHVRAIAAVRPLETVRIHSPSEEHRTTAARELSRELGLRVVATDDAESAVRGAGIVALCTVSTEPVIRREWLATGCTVISVGSFEPHRRELGRDVVEAAAAVVVDHRETALSHAGPIVDAPLGEPELQELGEVLVGTAKGRRSPDDLVYYNSTGVGVQDAAAAWAVIERARG, encoded by the coding sequence ATGACCGCACCGCGGTTCTTCGATGCCAACGAGATCGGCGCCGTGCTCGGGGTCGGCGCGGCGATCGAGTCGCAGCGGCGCGCCTTCCGCGCGCTCGGCGCGAAAACCGCCGTGCTGCCGGCGAAAACCCACCTGCCGGGGCCGGGCGGCGCGCTGGCGCTGGCGTACCCGTGCCGGTTGTCGGCGGACACCGGGCCGGTGTGCAAGTTCATCAGCTTCAACCCGGGCAACACCGAGCACGGGCTGCCCAGCATCCACGGCCTGATCGTCGCGCTGGACCCGGAAACCGGGGTGCCGGTGGCGGTGCTGGACGGTGCGGCGGTGACCACCATCCGCACCTCGGCGGCCAGCGCGGTGGCCGCCGACGCGCTGGCGAACCCGGACGTCACCGAGCTGGCCGTGCTGGGCAGCGGGGTGCAGGGCGTGGCGCACGTCCGCGCGATCGCCGCTGTCCGTCCACTGGAGACGGTCCGGATCCACAGCCCCAGCGAGGAACACCGGACTACGGCCGCCCGCGAGCTGTCCAGGGAGCTGGGCCTGCGGGTGGTCGCCACGGACGACGCGGAGAGCGCCGTGCGCGGGGCCGGGATCGTCGCGTTGTGCACGGTCAGCACCGAACCGGTGATCCGGCGGGAGTGGCTGGCGACCGGGTGCACGGTGATCAGCGTCGGGTCCTTCGAACCGCACCGGCGGGAACTCGGGCGGGACGTGGTGGAAGCGGCCGCGGCGGTGGTGGTCGACCACCGCGAGACCGCGCTCTCGCACGCGGGGCCGATCGTGGACGCGCCACTGGGCGAGCCGGAACTCCAGGAACTCGGGGAGGTGCTCGTCGGCACCGCGAAGGGACGGCGGTCGCCGGATGATCTGGTCTATTACAACAGCACGGGCGTCGGTGTCCAGGACGCCGCAGCCGCCTGGGCCGTCATCGAACGAGCCCGGGGTTAG